In Coleofasciculus sp. FACHB-T130, the following proteins share a genomic window:
- the atpD gene encoding F0F1 ATP synthase subunit beta, protein MVATTDKTNVGRITQIIGPVIDAEFPSGKMPQIYNALKVEGKNEAGQDVSVTCEVQQLLGDNQVRAVSMSSTDGLVRGMEVVDTGAAITVPVGPATLGRIFNVLGEPVDNKGPVNTEETFPIHRPAPKFTDLETKPSVFETGIKVLDLLAPYRRGGKIGLFGGAGVGKTVIMMELINNIAINHGGVSVFGGVGERTREGNDLYNEMKESGVIKEDNLSESKIALVYGQMNEPPGARMRVGLAALTMAEYFRDVSKQDVLLFIDNIFRFVQAGSEVSALLGRMPSAVGYQPTLATDMGDLQERITSTTEGSITSIQAVYVPADDLTDPAPATTFAHLDGTTVLSRGLAAKGIYPAVDPLDSTSTMLQPSVVGEEHYAIAREVQATLQRYKELQDIIAILGLDELSEDDRLTVARARKIERFLSQPFFVAEVFTGSPGKYVNLQETINGFKKILSGELDSLPEQAFYMVGNIEEAIAKAEKIKS, encoded by the coding sequence ATGGTAGCCACCACAGACAAGACAAACGTAGGGCGTATTACCCAAATCATCGGTCCCGTTATCGATGCGGAGTTTCCCAGCGGCAAAATGCCGCAGATTTACAATGCCTTAAAAGTTGAAGGCAAAAACGAAGCCGGACAGGACGTGTCCGTAACCTGCGAAGTGCAGCAACTTTTGGGTGACAACCAAGTGCGTGCTGTTTCCATGAGTTCCACCGATGGTTTGGTGCGCGGCATGGAAGTAGTAGACACCGGCGCTGCCATTACCGTACCCGTTGGCCCTGCCACTCTGGGTCGGATTTTCAACGTTCTTGGCGAACCCGTAGACAATAAAGGGCCAGTCAATACTGAAGAAACCTTCCCCATCCACCGTCCGGCTCCCAAGTTCACTGACTTGGAAACGAAGCCATCGGTGTTTGAAACCGGAATCAAGGTGTTAGACCTGCTGGCTCCTTATCGCCGTGGTGGCAAGATTGGTTTATTCGGCGGTGCTGGTGTTGGTAAAACCGTCATTATGATGGAACTGATCAACAACATCGCGATCAATCACGGTGGTGTGTCTGTGTTCGGCGGTGTGGGAGAGCGTACCCGCGAGGGAAATGACCTCTACAACGAAATGAAAGAATCTGGGGTTATCAAAGAAGATAACCTCAGCGAATCGAAAATCGCTCTAGTCTACGGTCAGATGAACGAGCCACCCGGAGCGAGAATGCGCGTAGGCTTAGCCGCACTGACAATGGCTGAGTATTTCCGCGATGTCAGTAAGCAAGACGTGCTGCTGTTTATCGACAACATCTTCCGGTTTGTGCAAGCGGGTTCGGAAGTATCAGCGCTACTGGGACGGATGCCTTCTGCTGTGGGATATCAGCCGACTCTGGCAACAGATATGGGCGACCTGCAAGAGCGAATCACCTCCACCACCGAAGGTTCGATTACCTCAATTCAGGCCGTCTACGTACCAGCCGACGACTTGACCGACCCCGCGCCAGCAACCACCTTTGCTCACTTGGACGGAACCACTGTGTTGTCTCGTGGCTTAGCAGCGAAGGGAATTTATCCCGCTGTTGACCCGCTAGATTCCACTTCCACCATGTTGCAACCCAGTGTTGTTGGTGAGGAACACTACGCGATTGCTCGTGAAGTTCAGGCAACGCTACAGCGCTACAAAGAGCTGCAAGACATCATCGCCATTCTGGGTCTGGATGAATTGTCTGAAGATGACCGCTTAACGGTGGCTCGTGCGCGTAAGATTGAGCGTTTCTTGTCTCAGCCGTTCTTCGTGGCAGAAGTCTTCACCGGCTCTCCAGGGAAATACGTGAATCTGCAAGAAACAATCAACGGTTTCAAGAAGATTCTGTCTGGAGAGCTGGATTCATTGCCAGAGCAGGCTTTCTACATGGTCGGCAATATTGAAGAAGCGATCGCTAAAGCTGAAAAAATCAAAAGCTAG